A single region of the Syntrophotaleaceae bacterium genome encodes:
- a CDS encoding response regulator transcription factor, with protein MKDPYILLVEDELHIAQGLKFNLEMEGFRVQHVTTGEEALNLLPWSGCLLVILDLMLPAIDGIEVCRRMRQADARLPILILTAMDKETDRITGLSEGADDYLTKPFSLAEFLLRVKGIIKRSHWYRSGPKPAEGYVFGENKIFLEDLRAIVKGKEISLTDLEAKMLRIFFEREGEILSRAELLKSVWGMAPDTETRTLDNFVVRLRKYFEKKPSRPVHFLTVRGRGYRFVRGTLD; from the coding sequence ATGAAGGACCCCTACATTCTGCTGGTCGAGGATGAACTCCACATTGCCCAGGGGCTGAAGTTCAATCTCGAGATGGAAGGTTTTCGGGTGCAGCATGTCACCACCGGTGAAGAGGCACTGAATCTTCTGCCCTGGTCGGGCTGCCTGCTGGTGATCCTCGATCTCATGCTGCCGGCCATCGACGGCATCGAAGTCTGCCGCCGCATGCGGCAGGCCGATGCCCGCCTGCCCATACTGATCCTGACCGCCATGGACAAGGAAACGGACAGAATCACCGGTCTGTCCGAAGGCGCCGACGATTATCTGACCAAACCCTTCAGCTTGGCCGAGTTCCTTCTGCGGGTCAAGGGGATCATCAAGAGATCCCACTGGTATCGATCCGGTCCCAAGCCTGCTGAAGGCTATGTTTTTGGTGAGAACAAGATTTTTCTGGAAGATCTCCGGGCCATCGTCAAGGGCAAGGAGATATCCCTGACCGATCTGGAGGCCAAAATGCTTCGGATATTTTTCGAACGGGAAGGGGAAATATTGTCCCGGGCGGAACTGCTAAAATCGGTGTGGGGAATGGCGCCGGATACGGAAACGCGTACCCTGGATAATTTCGTCGTTCGATTGCGGAAGTATTTCGAGAAAAAGCCCTCCCGGCCAGTCCATTTCCTGACGGTTCGCGGCCGGGGTTACCGGTTTGTTCGCGGAACTCTCGATTGA
- a CDS encoding HAMP domain-containing sensor histidine kinase, with the protein MKRIFRRLFNPLMAFIGIQLAWIIIVVYWISWFLKSNRKLRALAEKYSPELLQNRIDWVVMVEGLVLLIAILVGVYVIFVYWKRQSALAREQRNFMSQISHEFKSPLASLQLHLETIRMRQLSPEQMDAFFDTMLADTARLRNMVDNLLTTHRLEQKKIGLDLKTEDFSLLVETFLSRQRPGLPPGSRMTTDIESGLYARIDSETLTMALRNLLENAVLYSDTPPEITVTLRAEGNWCHFSITDRGRGIAERDRKKIFRMFYRVRKSDENIRGSGLGLFIVRAVVWRHRGKVWLESAGLGKGSTFHILLPKQDSPEESGE; encoded by the coding sequence ATGAAAAGAATTTTTCGCCGCCTGTTCAACCCGCTCATGGCCTTTATCGGCATCCAGTTGGCCTGGATCATCATCGTGGTCTATTGGATCTCCTGGTTTCTGAAGAGCAATCGCAAACTCAGAGCCCTGGCGGAAAAATACAGTCCGGAGCTGCTGCAGAACCGCATCGACTGGGTGGTGATGGTCGAGGGTCTGGTTCTGCTGATAGCCATTCTGGTGGGCGTCTACGTCATTTTCGTCTACTGGAAGCGGCAATCCGCCCTGGCCCGGGAGCAGCGGAATTTTATGTCCCAGATCAGCCACGAGTTCAAATCCCCCCTCGCCTCCTTGCAGCTTCACCTCGAAACCATCCGCATGCGCCAGCTTTCGCCGGAACAGATGGACGCCTTTTTCGATACCATGCTGGCCGACACCGCCCGTCTGCGGAACATGGTCGACAACCTGCTGACCACCCACCGCCTGGAACAGAAGAAAATTGGCCTGGATCTCAAAACCGAAGACTTCTCTCTTCTGGTGGAGACCTTTCTGTCCCGCCAGCGTCCTGGTCTGCCCCCCGGCAGCCGCATGACCACCGACATCGAGTCCGGTCTGTATGCCCGTATCGACAGCGAGACACTGACCATGGCCCTGCGCAATCTGCTGGAGAATGCGGTCCTGTATTCGGACACCCCACCGGAGATCACCGTCACCTTGAGGGCCGAGGGCAACTGGTGTCATTTCAGCATTACCGACCGCGGACGGGGCATCGCCGAACGGGACAGGAAGAAAATCTTCCGGATGTTTTACCGTGTGCGAAAATCGGACGAGAACATTCGCGGCTCCGGTCTGGGGCTGTTCATCGTCCGGGCCGTGGTCTGGCGGCATCGGGGAAAGGTCTGGCTGGAAAGCGCCGGTCTCGGCAAGGGCTCAACCTTCCACATCCTGCTGCCGAAACAGGACTCACCGGAGGAGAGCGGCGAATGA
- the hemG gene encoding protoporphyrinogen oxidase produces the protein MRAVIIGAGISGLATAFFLRHMADRNGIDLQLTVLEKDSRTGGKIHSIRDAGYLCEWGPNGFLDGKPATLELCRDLEISGALQRSNDNARRRFIYSQEELHWVPENAAAFCRTRLISWPGKLRIAMETLVPAERGGEDETLADFCRRRLGPQALEKLIGPMVSGIFAGDPERMSLKSCFPRIHQLEVEYGGLIRAMLRLAARHRCERRAGKAVAGAGGPAGVLTSFAGGIQELTDRLEKVLGGAVETGTGVTALRPLRDGFELQLDNGSQLEAQLVVCAVPAFHFATMVEGFDREAAHLLRGIPYAALQVCCLGFRREDLNRDLNGFGYLVPQVEKLDVLGTLWDSSIFPNRAPDDRVLLRSMLGGATRPDVGEWDEEQVRERTLAALAKTMKLQAEPEFVRVFPHREAIPQYVTGHGRRLRMLQERTGRYPGFFFTGNAFYGIGLNDCVAAANRVAEQAFGFVRRSS, from the coding sequence ATGCGGGCAGTCATTATCGGAGCGGGTATTTCCGGTCTGGCGACAGCTTTTTTCCTGCGGCACATGGCCGACCGCAACGGCATCGATCTGCAGTTGACGGTGCTGGAAAAGGATTCCCGCACCGGGGGTAAGATTCACAGCATCAGGGACGCAGGTTATCTTTGCGAATGGGGTCCCAACGGGTTCCTCGACGGCAAACCGGCGACACTGGAGCTGTGTCGAGATCTGGAGATATCCGGGGCACTCCAGCGGTCCAACGACAACGCCCGCAGACGCTTCATCTATTCGCAGGAAGAACTCCATTGGGTTCCGGAAAATGCCGCCGCTTTCTGCCGCACAAGGCTGATTTCCTGGCCCGGCAAGCTGCGCATCGCCATGGAGACGCTGGTGCCCGCTGAGCGGGGCGGCGAGGATGAAACACTTGCAGATTTCTGTCGGCGGCGTTTGGGTCCTCAGGCTCTGGAAAAGTTGATCGGGCCGATGGTTTCCGGAATTTTTGCCGGGGATCCCGAAAGAATGAGCCTGAAGAGCTGTTTCCCACGGATACATCAGCTGGAAGTCGAGTATGGCGGCCTGATCCGGGCCATGCTCCGGCTGGCGGCCCGGCACCGCTGCGAGCGACGTGCGGGCAAGGCCGTGGCTGGCGCCGGCGGTCCGGCCGGCGTATTGACCTCCTTCGCCGGGGGGATTCAGGAGCTCACCGACCGGCTGGAAAAGGTTCTTGGCGGCGCGGTCGAGACTGGCACCGGCGTCACAGCCCTGCGTCCCCTCCGTGACGGCTTCGAACTCCAGCTCGACAACGGCTCGCAGCTGGAAGCACAATTGGTTGTTTGCGCGGTCCCGGCTTTCCACTTCGCGACAATGGTGGAAGGTTTCGACCGGGAGGCGGCCCATCTTCTGCGCGGCATCCCCTATGCGGCGCTTCAGGTGTGCTGTCTCGGGTTTCGGAGGGAAGACCTGAACCGGGACCTCAATGGGTTCGGCTACCTGGTGCCGCAGGTTGAAAAACTCGATGTTCTCGGCACGCTGTGGGATTCGAGCATTTTTCCCAACCGGGCGCCAGATGACAGGGTGCTGTTGCGGTCCATGCTTGGAGGGGCCACCCGCCCGGATGTGGGTGAGTGGGATGAAGAACAGGTCAGGGAAAGAACTCTCGCGGCCCTGGCTAAAACCATGAAGCTGCAGGCCGAACCGGAATTCGTGCGGGTTTTCCCCCATCGGGAAGCGATACCCCAATATGTGACCGGCCACGGCCGCCGGCTGCGGATGTTGCAGGAACGGACCGGCCGGTATCCCGGATTCTTTTTTACCGGCAATGCTTTCTACGGAATCGGCCTCAATGATTGTGTGGCCGCGGCCAACAGAGTGGCGGAGCAGGCTTTCGGGTTTGTCCGGAGGAGCAGCTAA
- the hemH gene encoding ferrochelatase, protein MSEPFTNRKVHAGPLHSDRRTAVVLLNMGGPDSLEAVEPFLYNLFSDRRLIALPGGPFLQKPFARMISRRRARSARENYRHIGGRSPLLDWTERQALGLSRVLDSTWGIYVIMRYWQPRAQEVLWRMRNDQVEQALVLPLYPQYAEATTGSSIADFRQAAATLFPELTYAVIDHWYDWAPYLDALAARVVEGLESFPRDMRDEVPLLFSAHSLPQRVIDRGDPFLGQTLATVRGVMQRIGDRPWHVGFQSRSGPVKWLRPSVDEVIKTLAAKGHKSLLMVPLSFVSDHIETLHEIDVIYRRAATERGIVHFVRSPSLNDHPDFLQALAMLLQRRYNDLCEPDDTA, encoded by the coding sequence ATGAGCGAGCCCTTCACGAACCGAAAGGTTCACGCCGGCCCCCTGCATTCAGACCGCAGGACCGCGGTGGTGCTGCTGAATATGGGCGGTCCCGACAGTCTGGAAGCGGTCGAGCCCTTTCTCTACAACCTCTTTTCCGATCGCAGGCTGATCGCTCTGCCGGGTGGTCCCTTTCTGCAGAAGCCTTTCGCCCGAATGATTTCCCGCCGGCGGGCTCGCAGCGCCAGAGAAAATTATCGGCATATCGGCGGCCGGTCGCCTCTTCTCGACTGGACGGAACGCCAGGCTCTCGGTTTGTCCCGGGTGCTGGATTCAACCTGGGGGATCTATGTCATCATGCGCTACTGGCAGCCGCGAGCTCAGGAAGTTTTGTGGCGGATGCGCAACGATCAGGTGGAGCAGGCCCTCGTCCTGCCCCTGTATCCCCAGTATGCCGAGGCGACCACGGGCAGCAGCATCGCCGATTTCCGTCAGGCCGCGGCAACCCTGTTTCCCGAACTGACCTATGCCGTTATCGATCACTGGTATGATTGGGCGCCGTACCTGGACGCCCTGGCCGCGAGGGTCGTTGAAGGGCTGGAGTCCTTTCCCCGGGACATGAGGGATGAGGTCCCCCTGCTGTTTTCCGCCCATTCACTGCCGCAGAGAGTCATCGACCGGGGTGATCCCTTTCTCGGCCAAACCCTGGCCACCGTCCGCGGGGTCATGCAGCGCATCGGCGACAGGCCCTGGCATGTCGGATTTCAAAGCCGCAGCGGCCCGGTCAAGTGGCTCCGGCCTTCTGTGGACGAAGTCATCAAAACCCTCGCCGCCAAAGGCCACAAAAGCCTGCTGATGGTTCCCCTCTCCTTCGTCAGCGATCATATCGAAACCCTTCACGAGATCGACGTCATCTACCGGCGGGCAGCCACAGAGCGGGGCATCGTGCATTTCGTCCGCAGTCCCTCCCTGAACGACCATCCCGATTTCCTGCAGGCTTTGGCGATGCTACTGCAACGGCGCTACAATGATCTGTGTGAACCAGACGACACGGCCTGA
- a CDS encoding DnaJ C-terminal domain-containing protein — MAKDYYAVLGVAKDADQDAIKKAYRKLALKHHPDKNPGDAKAEEKFKEITEAYAVLSDPEKRRQYDQFGEAGFHQRFSQEDIYRNFDVGDIFREFGFGTDDIFSRVFSGGVRGGRTTFFGGGGQPRPVKGQDYVMHLSIPFRLAAQGGKKRIDYRGEQGVEQIQVAIPPGIESGQKLRVSGKGGSSPTGGPAGDLFLEIKVDPDPVFTREDRDLFVKVRIPFSGACLGTTLEVPTLEGSKRIKVPAGMQSGGKIRLKGFGIPGPKKTQSGDLYAVIEVNVPAKLTDDQSTLLEKLKEQGL, encoded by the coding sequence ATGGCCAAGGATTATTATGCCGTTCTGGGGGTGGCCAAGGATGCCGACCAGGACGCCATCAAAAAAGCCTATCGAAAGCTGGCGCTGAAGCACCATCCCGATAAAAACCCGGGCGACGCCAAAGCCGAGGAAAAGTTCAAGGAGATCACCGAAGCCTATGCGGTCCTCTCCGACCCTGAAAAGCGCCGCCAGTACGACCAGTTCGGGGAAGCGGGGTTCCATCAGCGCTTTTCTCAGGAGGATATTTACCGCAATTTCGATGTCGGCGACATTTTCCGGGAGTTCGGCTTCGGGACGGACGATATCTTCAGCCGCGTCTTCAGCGGCGGCGTACGGGGCGGAAGGACGACCTTTTTCGGGGGCGGTGGCCAGCCCCGTCCGGTAAAAGGGCAGGATTACGTGATGCACCTGTCGATCCCTTTCCGCCTGGCGGCCCAGGGAGGCAAAAAGCGCATCGATTATCGGGGTGAGCAGGGTGTCGAACAGATCCAGGTGGCCATTCCGCCGGGGATAGAATCAGGGCAGAAGCTGAGAGTGAGCGGCAAGGGGGGCAGCAGCCCGACTGGAGGTCCTGCAGGAGACCTGTTTCTGGAGATCAAAGTGGATCCGGACCCGGTCTTCACCCGGGAGGATCGGGACCTGTTCGTCAAGGTGCGTATCCCCTTCAGCGGCGCCTGTCTCGGCACCACCCTGGAAGTGCCCACTCTCGAGGGGAGCAAGCGCATCAAGGTGCCGGCAGGAATGCAGAGCGGCGGCAAAATCCGGCTCAAGGGCTTCGGCATTCCGGGACCTAAAAAAACCCAGAGCGGCGATCTCTATGCCGTCATCGAAGTCAATGTCCCGGCCAAATTGACCGATGACCAGAGCACGCTCCTTGAAAAACTGAAAGAACAGGGCCTATAA
- a CDS encoding nitronate monooxygenase family protein, translating into MKKNLTIGRYTAPFPLLLGGMGVRVSAGSLAGHVARCGGFGTVAAAGIGVNSPYFNGRNLFEADRRALQDEIRKALAIAEGGFVGVNCMFAVSNYDDMVVAACEAGAHYIVSGAGLPMSLPGLTEKFPHVALIPIVSSVRAAELIARKWSKGYGRLPDAVVVEDPGTAGGHLGEKLENIGTGQYDQYATVREIKALFREVWKVEVPVIAAGGIWDRQDVEHALAQGADGVQMASRFVCTEECDADEAFKRAYLECRPEDIGLIMSPAGLPGRALKGNIDHIRRSDLAEGLRCPSGCLKKCTYKEEQERFCIIKALDRAQRGDLENGLIFCGTNAWKADRITTVQAIFEELFDVKVEEIHQRMVSNG; encoded by the coding sequence GTGAAAAAGAATCTTACTATTGGTCGATATACCGCGCCCTTTCCGCTGTTGCTTGGCGGCATGGGGGTGCGAGTTTCCGCTGGCAGTCTGGCCGGCCATGTTGCCCGTTGCGGAGGATTCGGAACGGTTGCGGCTGCCGGAATCGGTGTCAACAGTCCCTATTTCAACGGACGCAACCTGTTCGAGGCTGATCGTCGGGCGCTCCAGGATGAAATCCGCAAGGCTCTGGCCATTGCCGAGGGGGGCTTCGTCGGAGTCAATTGCATGTTTGCCGTCAGCAATTACGACGACATGGTTGTCGCCGCCTGTGAAGCGGGCGCCCATTACATTGTCAGCGGTGCGGGTCTGCCCATGAGTCTTCCGGGACTGACCGAGAAATTCCCCCACGTGGCCCTGATCCCCATTGTCTCGTCGGTCCGCGCTGCGGAACTGATCGCCCGCAAGTGGTCGAAAGGGTACGGCCGCCTGCCCGATGCGGTGGTCGTGGAGGACCCGGGCACGGCTGGAGGGCATCTCGGGGAAAAACTGGAAAATATCGGCACCGGCCAGTATGACCAGTATGCCACCGTTCGGGAGATCAAGGCCCTGTTCCGGGAAGTCTGGAAGGTCGAAGTGCCGGTGATTGCTGCCGGGGGCATCTGGGATAGGCAGGATGTGGAACATGCTCTGGCCCAGGGTGCCGACGGGGTACAGATGGCCAGCCGCTTTGTCTGCACCGAGGAATGCGATGCCGATGAGGCTTTCAAACGGGCCTATCTGGAGTGCCGCCCCGAGGATATCGGTTTGATCATGAGCCCAGCCGGGCTGCCAGGGAGGGCTCTCAAAGGGAATATCGACCACATCCGCCGCAGCGACCTGGCCGAGGGATTGCGCTGCCCCAGCGGTTGCCTGAAAAAGTGCACCTATAAGGAAGAGCAGGAAAGGTTCTGTATCATCAAAGCCCTCGATCGAGCCCAGCGGGGGGATCTGGAAAACGGTTTGATTTTTTGCGGCACGAACGCCTGGAAGGCCGACCGCATCACAACGGTTCAGGCCATTTTCGAGGAGCTTTTTGACGTCAAGGTGGAAGAAATCCACCAGCGGATGGTGTCCAACGGCTGA
- the hemE gene encoding uroporphyrinogen decarboxylase — protein sequence MTSGYDFLEACRGCAVSRTPVWLMRQAGRYLPEYQAVRHRVGFLELCKTPHLAAEVTVQPVDILGVDAAILFSDILIPLEAMGVELRYEPAPVFSSPVRDKTAIEALRVPVVEEEVPFVYETIRILRRELAGRVPLIGFGGAPFTLACYLVEGQGSRNFAVLKGMMYRAPDLYGRLMDKITETSQRYLTAQVEAGAQAIQIFDTWGGILSPADYRDFALPYTRRLIAALEHKGAPIIHFVKGGGAMLDLVKQAGGQVVGLDWCVSLDRARRELGPEVAVQGNLDPTVLFAPEKYIEKEVRRILEENGGRPGHIFNLGHGILPTVEPEKAAFLVDCVHRLSAVS from the coding sequence ATGACCAGCGGTTACGACTTTCTCGAGGCCTGTCGGGGCTGTGCGGTATCCCGCACTCCCGTATGGCTGATGCGCCAGGCCGGGCGCTATCTTCCCGAATATCAGGCGGTTCGCCATCGCGTCGGATTCCTCGAACTCTGCAAGACCCCCCATCTGGCCGCCGAGGTGACCGTGCAGCCGGTGGATATTCTGGGCGTGGATGCAGCCATCCTGTTCTCGGATATTCTCATCCCTCTCGAGGCCATGGGTGTGGAACTGCGCTATGAACCTGCGCCGGTTTTCTCATCGCCGGTAAGGGACAAGACCGCGATCGAGGCCTTGAGGGTGCCGGTGGTCGAGGAAGAGGTACCCTTCGTGTACGAAACCATCCGTATTCTGCGTCGGGAACTGGCCGGTCGGGTGCCGCTCATCGGGTTTGGAGGTGCACCCTTTACCCTCGCCTGTTACCTGGTTGAAGGGCAAGGCAGCAGAAACTTCGCCGTTCTCAAGGGGATGATGTATCGGGCGCCGGACCTGTACGGCCGGCTGATGGACAAGATTACCGAAACCAGTCAACGTTACCTGACGGCCCAGGTCGAGGCCGGTGCCCAGGCCATCCAGATCTTCGATACCTGGGGAGGCATTTTGTCCCCTGCCGATTACCGGGATTTTGCGCTCCCCTACACCCGCCGCCTGATCGCCGCCCTCGAGCACAAAGGGGCACCGATCATCCATTTCGTCAAGGGGGGAGGGGCCATGCTGGACCTTGTCAAACAGGCGGGCGGGCAGGTGGTCGGTCTCGACTGGTGCGTCTCCCTGGACCGGGCTCGACGGGAACTGGGGCCGGAAGTGGCTGTGCAGGGCAACCTCGATCCCACCGTCCTGTTTGCTCCAGAGAAATATATCGAAAAGGAGGTACGGCGTATTCTCGAGGAGAACGGCGGGCGCCCTGGACATATCTTCAACCTCGGACACGGCATACTGCCGACGGTTGAACCGGAAAAGGCGGCCTTCCTGGTGGATTGCGTCCATCGGTTGAGCGCTGTCTCCTGA
- a CDS encoding NAD(P)/FAD-dependent oxidoreductase encodes MKKDILEKGAIVQRDKETFAVAPHIPGGVTSPDTLRKIADVAEKFGAQALKITSAQRIAIVGLAEEKLDQVWEALGEKPGAAIGLCVRSVKICPGTTFCKRGQQDSVGVGMELDRKYHGMELPWKFKMGVSGCANDCAEVCIKDVGLIGTPKGWNVMVGGNGGGMPHLSQKLAENIQTDEEALAILERVVNWFKAQGKKGRMGKLLEDVGLDAFRKEIMND; translated from the coding sequence ATGAAAAAGGATATTTTGGAAAAAGGCGCTATCGTGCAGCGCGACAAGGAAACCTTTGCCGTTGCTCCGCATATTCCCGGTGGAGTGACCTCCCCGGATACGCTGCGTAAGATCGCCGACGTTGCCGAAAAATTCGGTGCGCAGGCCCTCAAAATCACCAGTGCCCAACGGATCGCCATTGTCGGTCTGGCCGAAGAAAAACTGGATCAGGTCTGGGAAGCTCTTGGGGAGAAACCTGGTGCGGCCATCGGCCTCTGCGTTCGTTCAGTCAAAATCTGCCCTGGCACCACCTTCTGCAAACGCGGTCAGCAGGATTCGGTGGGTGTCGGGATGGAACTGGACAGGAAGTATCATGGCATGGAACTGCCGTGGAAGTTCAAGATGGGCGTTTCCGGCTGCGCCAACGACTGTGCGGAAGTCTGCATCAAGGATGTCGGTCTGATCGGCACGCCGAAAGGCTGGAACGTCATGGTCGGCGGCAATGGCGGCGGGATGCCTCATCTGTCACAGAAGCTGGCGGAAAATATTCAGACCGACGAGGAGGCCCTGGCCATTCTGGAAAGGGTGGTCAACTGGTTCAAGGCCCAGGGTAAAAAGGGGAGAATGGGCAAGCTCCTCGAGGATGTCGGGCTGGATGCTTTCCGCAAAGAGATCATGAACGATTAA
- a CDS encoding radical SAM protein has product MPPENEPFLPKWIAWESTRRCNLQCVHCRCSSDPSAASGDFSTEEAFRLIDDICLVSQPVMVLSGGEPLLREDIFDIARYGTDRGLRMCMATNGTLVTDDVCRRMQDSGIRIVSLSLDGSRAEIHDDFRQCQGAFAATVRAAEILKRNGLRFLINSSFTRRNQAEIAPTFRLAKKLGAVAWYLFMIVPTGRGREIMDELISKEDYEEILAWHYRQEQQETDILMRPTCAPHYYRVAPQMARAEGVPYRRRSLSFSTGGGKGCLAGQSICLIDAFGNLKPCSYFHRTAGNVRDTSFRDLWFKAPLLQELRDFDKYKGKCGSCEYLRVCGGCRARADAVYGDYLAEEPFCSYLPIGSANTGQDI; this is encoded by the coding sequence ATGCCCCCGGAAAATGAACCGTTCCTGCCTAAGTGGATCGCCTGGGAAAGCACCCGCCGCTGCAATCTGCAATGCGTTCATTGCCGCTGTTCATCCGATCCGTCTGCTGCCTCCGGAGACTTTTCCACCGAAGAAGCTTTTCGATTGATCGACGATATCTGTCTGGTATCCCAGCCGGTCATGGTTCTCAGTGGCGGCGAGCCGCTGCTGCGGGAGGATATCTTCGACATTGCCCGTTACGGAACGGATCGCGGGCTGCGCATGTGCATGGCTACGAACGGTACCCTGGTGACCGATGATGTCTGCCGGCGCATGCAGGACAGCGGAATTCGCATCGTTTCCCTTTCCCTGGACGGATCCCGCGCCGAGATCCATGATGATTTCCGCCAGTGTCAGGGCGCCTTCGCCGCAACCGTTCGGGCGGCGGAAATACTGAAGCGCAACGGCCTGCGGTTTCTCATCAATTCCTCTTTCACCCGGCGCAATCAGGCGGAAATCGCCCCCACGTTCCGGCTGGCCAAGAAACTCGGCGCGGTGGCCTGGTATCTGTTCATGATCGTTCCCACTGGACGGGGGCGGGAGATCATGGACGAACTGATCTCCAAAGAGGATTACGAGGAGATCCTGGCCTGGCATTACCGCCAGGAACAACAGGAAACGGATATCCTCATGCGCCCCACCTGCGCGCCGCACTACTATCGGGTCGCTCCCCAGATGGCCAGGGCCGAAGGGGTGCCCTACCGGCGGCGCAGCCTGTCCTTCTCAACCGGTGGCGGAAAGGGGTGCCTGGCCGGACAGAGCATCTGCCTGATCGACGCTTTCGGCAACCTCAAGCCGTGCTCCTACTTTCACCGGACGGCCGGCAATGTCCGGGACACCTCGTTCCGGGATCTCTGGTTCAAGGCTCCCCTGCTGCAGGAGCTGCGTGATTTCGACAAGTACAAGGGGAAATGCGGCAGTTGCGAATACCTGCGGGTGTGCGGAGGTTGCCGGGCCCGCGCCGATGCGGTCTATGGTGATTACCTGGCCGAGGAGCCATTCTGCAGCTATTTGCCGATAGGATCGGCCAACACCGGACAGGACATCTAG